The Brassica napus cultivar Da-Ae chromosome C7, Da-Ae, whole genome shotgun sequence genomic interval GCTCTGTTCTGGGTTTGTCTTTCTACAGCAACCATGTATAAACCTAACACAATATCATAAGGGGCTGTCTctcagagagaaagaaaaaagctTTACGAgtttaaagaaaacaaatcgaAAGGTCCAAGAAGAACATTACCAACTGCACTTCCGAGTGCACAGTCCCAAAGAATCCTCATTGACCACTTATCGCTGATTATTCCTCTCACGCCATCATACTTGCTCTGCAATAAACTCACTTCAAAGCTACATTTTAGCAGTAAAAAGTCTCAAACTTTATGAGATCAAAACCTTCCCTTCAGCAGCAATATGCTCTTCTCCAACCTTCTTCACCAATGGAGCAAGACTGGAAGAAAATCATACATCAAAGATCGAATTCAGTCAGCTAATTTACAAAAATCTCAAGACAATGAAAGCCAAATCTACAGAGAGAAGAAAGCAAACCATTTAACAGCCAATCCAGAAGCATCACCAGCAACATCATCAAGCTGTTTAAGTATGATGCTCGACAATTTCATCTCCAAGTCCATATCGAGTTTAAAGGATTCCTTATTCAACT includes:
- the LOC106425373 gene encoding cullin-associated NEDD8-dissociated protein 1, with product MATSDLLTELNKESFKLDMDLEMKLSSIILKQLDDVAGDASGLAVKCLAPLVKKVGEEHIAAEGKSKYDGVRGIISDKWSMRILWDCALGSAVGLYMVAVERQTQNRARALA